From Triticum urartu cultivar G1812 chromosome 2, Tu2.1, whole genome shotgun sequence, a single genomic window includes:
- the LOC125537950 gene encoding protein PYRICULARIA ORYZAE RESISTANCE 21-like isoform X2, whose protein sequence is MAFKTDPSRRDLATKPNANRWRKHKHLRPGRTQRPQLHYFLSGIYLRTAKVFLPTKNCKGELTSSSSAKMPTLCITVDMGCSRCTAKIQRVLSTIQDRGKFVIEKIVYEDNRVLVSGPFDADKLTCKLWCKASNVIKNIEVVKPPVVAKPKDDPPKPAPCNQLVPYAYPLPYPLPYPSACPCGCATSYCECHSKPPPPAPAPAPTCQCPAWSSCHCHTYPPYQQPMPMPCTPMVICEESPPACTVM, encoded by the exons ATGGCATTCAAGACCGATCCGTCCCGACGTGATCTCGCCACCAAACCAAATGCAAACCGTTGGAGAAAACATAAACACCTTCGTCCTGGTCGGACGCAGCGGCCACAGCTCCACTACTTCCTCTCCGGCATCTACTTAAGAACTGCAAAGGTTTTTCTTCCGACAAAGAATTGCAAAGGTGAgcttacttcttcttcttctgcaaaG ATGCCGACGTTGTGCATCACGGTGGACATGGGGTGCAGCCGCTGCACTGCCAAGATCCAGAGGGTCCTGTCCACCATCCAGGACCGAGGCAAGTTTGTCATCGAGAAGATCGTGTACGAGGATAACAGGGTGCTCGTGTCGGGGCCCTTCGACGCCGACAAGCTGACATGCAAGCTCTGGTGCAAGGCCAGCAACGTCATCAAGAACATTGAGGTCGTCAAGCCGCCGGTGGTAGCCAAGCCGAAGGACGACCCTCCCAAGCCAGCCCCGTGCAACCAGCTGGTGCCGTACGCGTATCCGCTGCCGTACCCGCTGCCGTACCCATCGGCGTGCCCGTGTGGCTGCGCTACGTCGTACTGCGAGTGCCACTCCAAGCCACCTCCTCCGGCACCGGCGCCGGCGCCCACGTGCCAGTGCCCGGCGTGGTCATCTTGCCACTGCCACACCTACCCGCCGTACCAGCAGCCCATGCCCATGCCGTGCACGCCGATGGTCATCTGCGAGGAGAGCCCGCCCGCCTGCACCGTCATGTAA
- the LOC125537950 gene encoding protein PYRICULARIA ORYZAE RESISTANCE 21-like isoform X1, protein MAFKTDPSRRDLATKPNANRWRKHKHLRPGRTQRPQLHYFLSGIYLRTAKVFLPTKNCKGELTSSSSAKKMPTLCITVDMGCSRCTAKIQRVLSTIQDRGKFVIEKIVYEDNRVLVSGPFDADKLTCKLWCKASNVIKNIEVVKPPVVAKPKDDPPKPAPCNQLVPYAYPLPYPLPYPSACPCGCATSYCECHSKPPPPAPAPAPTCQCPAWSSCHCHTYPPYQQPMPMPCTPMVICEESPPACTVM, encoded by the exons ATGGCATTCAAGACCGATCCGTCCCGACGTGATCTCGCCACCAAACCAAATGCAAACCGTTGGAGAAAACATAAACACCTTCGTCCTGGTCGGACGCAGCGGCCACAGCTCCACTACTTCCTCTCCGGCATCTACTTAAGAACTGCAAAGGTTTTTCTTCCGACAAAGAATTGCAAAGGTGAgcttacttcttcttcttctgcaaaG AAGATGCCGACGTTGTGCATCACGGTGGACATGGGGTGCAGCCGCTGCACTGCCAAGATCCAGAGGGTCCTGTCCACCATCCAGGACCGAGGCAAGTTTGTCATCGAGAAGATCGTGTACGAGGATAACAGGGTGCTCGTGTCGGGGCCCTTCGACGCCGACAAGCTGACATGCAAGCTCTGGTGCAAGGCCAGCAACGTCATCAAGAACATTGAGGTCGTCAAGCCGCCGGTGGTAGCCAAGCCGAAGGACGACCCTCCCAAGCCAGCCCCGTGCAACCAGCTGGTGCCGTACGCGTATCCGCTGCCGTACCCGCTGCCGTACCCATCGGCGTGCCCGTGTGGCTGCGCTACGTCGTACTGCGAGTGCCACTCCAAGCCACCTCCTCCGGCACCGGCGCCGGCGCCCACGTGCCAGTGCCCGGCGTGGTCATCTTGCCACTGCCACACCTACCCGCCGTACCAGCAGCCCATGCCCATGCCGTGCACGCCGATGGTCATCTGCGAGGAGAGCCCGCCCGCCTGCACCGTCATGTAA
- the LOC125537950 gene encoding protein PYRICULARIA ORYZAE RESISTANCE 21-like isoform X3, with protein sequence MPTLCITVDMGCSRCTAKIQRVLSTIQDRGKFVIEKIVYEDNRVLVSGPFDADKLTCKLWCKASNVIKNIEVVKPPVVAKPKDDPPKPAPCNQLVPYAYPLPYPLPYPSACPCGCATSYCECHSKPPPPAPAPAPTCQCPAWSSCHCHTYPPYQQPMPMPCTPMVICEESPPACTVM encoded by the coding sequence ATGCCGACGTTGTGCATCACGGTGGACATGGGGTGCAGCCGCTGCACTGCCAAGATCCAGAGGGTCCTGTCCACCATCCAGGACCGAGGCAAGTTTGTCATCGAGAAGATCGTGTACGAGGATAACAGGGTGCTCGTGTCGGGGCCCTTCGACGCCGACAAGCTGACATGCAAGCTCTGGTGCAAGGCCAGCAACGTCATCAAGAACATTGAGGTCGTCAAGCCGCCGGTGGTAGCCAAGCCGAAGGACGACCCTCCCAAGCCAGCCCCGTGCAACCAGCTGGTGCCGTACGCGTATCCGCTGCCGTACCCGCTGCCGTACCCATCGGCGTGCCCGTGTGGCTGCGCTACGTCGTACTGCGAGTGCCACTCCAAGCCACCTCCTCCGGCACCGGCGCCGGCGCCCACGTGCCAGTGCCCGGCGTGGTCATCTTGCCACTGCCACACCTACCCGCCGTACCAGCAGCCCATGCCCATGCCGTGCACGCCGATGGTCATCTGCGAGGAGAGCCCGCCCGCCTGCACCGTCATGTAA